CGGCCTCTGTCATCAGATCCAAAGCGGGTATGTTGCGTGAGGCACGAACAAGTTCTGGTGAGTACTCTCGCGCTACAACAAGCATAGAGCCAGATTCCTTCTCTCGGACAGGCGCCAGAGCCTGGACCACAAACCTGGTCTTGGGTTCTTCAAGTTCAATATCCTCCATGACCACAACGTTGCCTGTCTGCAGCTTCTGCTTTAAGGCCTCAAGCAAGGCACGACGACGCATCTTCGCGGGCAACCCCTTTCGATAGCTTCGAGGCGTGGGGCCGTGCGCCACACCACCGTGCACACGGGTCGGAGAACGTCTTGCCCCCACCCTTGCTCGCCCCAGATGCTTCTGAGGGAAAAGCTTGCGTGAGGAACCCTCTACTTCACCTCTAGACTTAGTCTTGGCGGTTCCCTTGCGCATGTTAGCCCGATAGGTCTCTACCGCCTCCCAGAGAAGCGTCTCGTTCACCGGGGCGGCGAAAATCTCGTCGGGGAACTCCACAGTTCCGGCCTGGTTGCCGTCTGCTT
The DNA window shown above is from candidate division TA06 bacterium B3_TA06 and carries:
- a CDS encoding 50S ribosomal protein L4 codes for the protein MKIKVLKADGNQAGTVEFPDEIFAAPVNETLLWEAVETYRANMRKGTAKTKSRGEVEGSSRKLFPQKHLGRARVGARRSPTRVHGGVAHGPTPRSYRKGLPAKMRRRALLEALKQKLQTGNVVVMEDIELEEPKTRFVVQALAPVREKESGSMLVVAREYSPELVRASRNIPALDLMTEADLNAYAVWRRQKLVLFKSACKPLVERYR